The DNA sequence GAGGGTGAGCTTCCTAGCGTCCTCGAGAGACCTAGGTCTGATTAGCAGGAGGTCAGTCTCTTCTCTAATCTTCCCCTTGAGCTTAGGATCTAATCTCTCCATCACAGCTACCCTGAAGCTCCTGACCGAATGCACCCTTACATCTCCCAGTATCCCTAAGGTCCCGTAGCCTAGTGACTTGGCCCTCTCAACCATCCTCTTAGCTTCTTCCTCAGATCTAGGGGCTATTATGTCTGAGTACAATCTCTCCCAACCTTTATCAAAGCATCTCTCACGTCCTCGAGAACGGCCTTGTCGAATGAGAACTTCAACCTGAGATAACCACCTGGATCACCCTTGTAGAGCCTGAATGTCCCCATAGCTAGGTCTTGTTTTGAGAGCCTGATGTAGAGGTTCCTTCCCTCTAACCTGGTGTCCAGGGTCTCCATGAGGCTCATGAGATCGAACCTGTCCAGGGAGCAGATAACTCTCTTGAGTAGCTCAACGGTTAACTCAGGAGTTACCTCACAGGTGAGGACCTTAAACGAATATCCGTAGTGACTGGAGAACCTCTCCTCCCTTATGCTGCAATCCTCCCCACAGAGCGAGTGTAGTAGCTCTCTCACCTTCCCCTCTACCTCAGTCGGATATACCATGGTCGATATCTCGGCCGTTAGCGAAGCCATCCTCTTCAACTAGTTCAGGCTCCCGACTTCCTCTTGAACCTCCTGACTACCTCAGGTATTCCTCTTGATGACCTCAATCCTCTAGCTTTCTTTCCAGCGCTCGTAAGCCCTCTGAACACTCTCCTCTTGTTAGCTGGGTTAAGTACCCAGTTTACCCTGGGATCCGAAGCTACCACGGGATGGTGGGGATCCACCATTACGACCTCGTACCAGTAGTACTTCCCGTCCTCCGCTACGTAGTAA is a window from the Candidatus Korarchaeum sp. genome containing:
- a CDS encoding RNA-binding domain-containing protein, yielding MASLTAEISTMVYPTEVEGKVRELLHSLCGEDCSIREERFSSHYGYSFKVLTCEVTPELTVELLKRVICSLDRFDLMSLMETLDTRLEGRNLYIRLSKQDLAMGTFRLYKGDPGGYLRLKFSFDKAVLEDVRDALIKVGRDCTQT